TATCGGACAGGGCCACAGCCAGTTTCTGTTCCGCACTGCGATTTTCTGCGGGGGTATAGAATGCGCCGATTGTGGTCTGGTCCAGATGCGGCGGCGGCGTGGCACCCAGGTCACGGTTGACAACAGTCAAATCACCCAACTGGGAGGCCAGCGTGTCTGCGAATTCCTTGCTCAAACCGCGGGTAACGGATGCGTCCAGGTTCGGGCTGCTGTTTACAACGAGAAGATTGGTCATGGCTTTGGTCCTTTGCGTTTCCGGGAAACTTCCCGTCTTGTGTGTCTCTTAAGAACCAATATATTGTTGCCACATAAATGATAAACAGGCAGATTAGAAACTGTTTGTTTCCCCATGAATGATAATATGGCGCCGCTATGGACAAATTGAATGGGATGGTGGTTTTCGCTGCCGTCGTTGAAACAGGCAGCTTCACCGCCGCCGCCCGCGAATTGGGTCAGTCAAAATCAGCCGTCAGCAAACAGGTCTCCAAACTGGAGGACCGTCTGGGTGCGCGGCTTTTACATCGCACGACCCGCCAGTTGACACTGACCGATGTGGGCCAGGCTTTTTACGAACGTTGCCAACGCATTGTAGAGGAGGCCGAAGAGGCCGAACTGGCCGTAACCACCATGCAGCAATGCCCGCAGGGACGCCTGAAGCTATCCCTGCCGCACAGCTATGGCGGACGGCATATCACGCCGATCCTGCCCATATTCATGGAGCGCTATCCCGATATCACGGTTGATATATCTTTCAACGACCGCCGCGTCGATCTGTTGGAAGAAGGGTTCGATCTGGCGGTTCGCGTCGGAATTCTGCAGGATTCCAGCCTGATCGCCCGCAAAATCACAGAGGTCCGAAGCCATGTGATCAGTGCACCGTCCTATTGGGACAAAAACGGCAGGCCCACCCATCCGCAGGAACTGGCAGACCACAACTGCTTCACCTACGCCAATATCGACACCCCGAATATCTGGCGCTTCCCGCAGGCCGGCGGCGGAGATATATCCGTCCGCGTCGATGGACGCCTGCACAGCAACAACGGCGACGCCACACTGGAAGCTGTGAAGGCCGGGCTTGGCGTCGCCCGCCTTCCCACCTTCTTTTTCTGCGAAAATGAACTGAAATCCGGCGACCTGGAAGAAGTGCTGTCAGATTACTCCCAGGCACGCATGGGCGTCTACGCGGTCTATCCACATGCCCGCCATCTGACCACCAAGGTCCGCGTCTTCATCGACTTTCTCGTAGAACAACTGGCGAAAAGCTATGAGGATGTTCTTTAGGCCGACAAGGAATCTTTAACCCCTGCGACTTAGATTGACGAGGTTGACAATTCGCCCGACTTGGAGCCGATTTTGAACTCATGAAGTCTCTGCTTACAATTTTCTGTACAGCAATACTGACTGTGTCGAGCTTGGCGCAGGCTGACGAGGCAGGCCTGATTACATTCGGCTTCAACGATGCAAGCGCCTATCCCTATCTTGCGGGCACAGGTACGGAGCTTGCCAGTCCGCCCGGATTGTCCGTGGAACTGGTCCAATATGTCGCTGACCGGCTCGACCTGCCGATCCGCTTTGAGCGCCAGCCCGGCATGCGTGTCCTGCACAGCCTCCGCGTCGGCAAGCTGGATGGCGCCTTCCTGTTCTCCTATCGCAAGGCACGCGAGGAATTCGGTGTCTACCCCATGTCGGACGGCAAGCCCGATGCCAACCAGCGCCTCGCGACCCTGGGCTATACCCTCTACAAGCGACCAAAGACCCGAATTAACTGGGATGGTAAAAAATTCACGGGTTTCACAGGCCGGATCGCAGCGAACCTGAATTATTCGATTGTCGCGGACCTGCGTAAACTGGGGATCACGGTCACGGAAGGACGCTCCACCGCACAAAGCTTTCGAATGTTGTTCGCCGATCGTGTGGATGCTGTGGCCGACCAGGAGACCATCGCCGATTCCTACCTGACAACCATTGATCACCCTATGTTGGAGAAGGTCACCCCGCCTCTGTCGAAGAAGGCTTATTTCCTGCTATTCAGCCACCAGTTCATGCGCGAACATGCCGATATCGCCCGACGGTTCTGGTCAGAAATCGCACGAACACGCGACAGGTTCACTGACAGGATAGCCTATCGTTACGCCAACGGAGCGCCCGCCGACTAGATGGCAAACTCATAAGCGATCTGTTCTTCCGCCGGATCAGGGGCCACATCATATATGTTCCTGAGTTCCGCCTGCGGCAGGGGCCGCCCCAGCAGATAACCCTGCGCCTCGTGACAGCCTTCTTTTTCAAGCAGGGCAATCTGCCCACTGGTCTCCACACCTTCCGCCAGAACCGGAATATCAAGACTGCGGCTCAGGGCCAGAACGGCGCGAATGATCGCCCTCGCCTGCTTGCTTTCCTCCAGTTCAATGACAAAAGACCGGTCCAGTTTGATCTTGTCGAAAGGAAAAGACCGCAACGTGTCCAGGGAGGAATAGCCCGTCCCGAAATCGTCCAGCGCGATGGAGACACCCAGTTTCCTGATCTGCTTCAAGATAGCGAGAGAACGCTCCTTGTCCTCGATGATCGTTGTTTCCGTCAATTCAAGCTCAAGCCGATCAGCAGGCAACCCGCTTTCCGCCAGGACTTCCTGAACCCGTTCCGGCAGACAGGAATGGTTGAATTGTGCGGGCGACAGGTTGACCGCCACTTTATAGGGCTGATCCCAGGCCGAGGCATCCAGGCAGGCCTGCCGCAGCACCCAGTCCCCCAGTTCGACGATCAGGCCATTCTCCTCGGCCAGCGGAATAAAATCGGAAGGAGGGATGACGCCTTTCCGCGGATGCACCCATCGCAGTAACGCTTCAAAACCGCAGACTTCACCTGAATTGACACGGGTCTGAACCTGGTAATGAAGCTGCAATTCGCCATTATCCACAGCCTGCCGCAAATCCGCTGCCAGTGCCCGGCGCGCCCGGACAGTCTCGTCCATGGACTGCTCATAGAAACACACGGTTCTGTTTCTGTCGGCCTTGGCGCGATACATGGCCAGCGTCGTATTATTCACAAGACCCTCGCGGCAGTCCGCATCGTCCGGATAGAAGGACACGCCTAGACTCGCCTGCAGTGAAAGCCCATGGCCTTCCAGCCGTACCTCCCGGGACAGAGCCCCTTCAAGGCGCGACAGAAATTCATCCAGACTGCCATGATCGTGCTGGCGATAGACGGCGGCAAACTCATCCCCGCCAACCCGCGCAACAAATTCGCCGTCGCGCAGCAAAGCCGCCAGCCGCCGCGCAACGACCTGGAGAACGGCGTCACCAATCGCATGGCCCTTCAAGTCATTTATTTCCTTGAATGAATCCAGATCAATACTGACCAGCGCAAGCCGCCCCCCGGTCTCCCGCGCCAGATAGATTTCATGGTCGAGATGCGCATTGAAGCTGCTGCGGTTCGGCAGGCCGGTCAGATTGTCGTTCATCGCCATCTGCATCAGTTGCTGATGAGATTCCGCACGGACCTGATCATCAATGAGATAACTGACCATCCCTGCCCCGGTAATGATCAGGGTCACCACAGCAACAGCAAGGGCAAGGGCCTCCATCGCCTGTGGGTTTGTGTAGGCGAGGTCAATCAGGATCGGTTGAATTTCAAGCGCCGTCATGGCTGTGAAATGCAGACTGACAATACCGACCACCAACGACACGGTCGCGGCGGCCTTGTTTATGCCGGACGACACGCGCATGGCGAAAGACATGGACAGCGCACAGAAAACGACAGCCATGACAATGGAGGCCACCAGGTATGTCATGTCCCAGCCGACGAACCCCTGGACACGATAGGCCAACATGCCTGTGTAATGCATGGTGGAAACAGCCGTCCCGACCACGGCCCCGCCGATCAGTGGCATCGGGCGAAAAACCGCCCCTGCCGCCAGGACAAAGCCAATGCAGGTGCCAATCATGGCAACCAGGAGCGAAAGAATGGTGAGAATGGGGTCCAGATCCACCGGCGCGCCCGGCGCATAGGCCAGCATCGCGATGAAATGCGTGCACCAGATTGAGGACCCGCCCCCGACAGCCGTCAGAAAATGCCAGCCGATCTGCTGCATCCCCTTGGCAGTTGCTGCGCGCTGAAAAAGCCTGATCGTCGCCCAGGAACCAGCGGCACAGACAGCCGCGGCAACCAGGACCAGCCAGATATTATGGTCATAATATATGCAGCCAATAACTTTCAGCATGATGGAAACGCTGACCTAAACTCCACTTTTTTTTACGGTATCCGGCGATACCCCTACTGCCTCCTCCGGCGCCCCTTTGCACGGATGCTAATTCACGACAGTAGGGGCTGTATAAATATAATTCCATACCAAAAGGTTAATTTTCCCAAAAAACCATAGACTTTACTATGGTATTCCATTCACCCTCTAAAAAAGAGGGCGGACCGATCAGGCCCGCCCCGGAGAGGCTTCTTGGGAGGGAGAAAATTTACTGCACGGTCGTTTCGGCCTTGGGCAGGCCTTTCACTTCCTTCAGGGTCATATCGACGGACAGGGCGTTGTCATCGGCCAAGGCCAGCTTCTGGATGGGCAGTGACACCGGCTTGGCACCGAACCCGAAGAAACCGCCCACGCCGACGATCACATGGGTAATGTGATTATCCTTGTCCACCAGCAGGTCGTTCACATCACCGGCTTCTTCGCCGTCGGCAGTGACGATCTTACGGCCCAGAATTTCATCCTTCGGCAATTGCGCAACCGGGTTCATGGGCGCGGCCGGTTTCTCAGCCTGGGTATTGACTTTTTCTACCGGAACAGAGGCGTTGGCCGCCGCATTGAGGTCTTCGGACACCGGCAGTTTTTCTTCCGCCGCGTCGTTGATTTCCATCTCGTCTGTCATACGGACAGTATCGGCATCATTAATCGTCGTTTCCGCCATTGCCGGCAGAGCGAATGCGATCGCCAGTGCGGAGATACTCGTAAGAACAGTTTTCCGCATAATATCCTCCTTGCGGTCAGGTTTGGTTGATCAGCATCCCTCACGTTTCGTGACAGGCAATAAGCCAGCGAAACGGTCAGATTTGGCGGCAGGATTTTGACGATTTTGAGAAAGTTACGGCAATTTTCGGGCAACCCTTTCTGCCAACCCGTCCAGGCTTGCAAAAAAAAGAGGCGGACATGCTGGCCCGCCTCAGTTCGCCTCTTGCCACTGGGAGACAAGGTTAATCCGTTTTGCCCGTATATTCGGGCAGGCCTTCCAATTCCTCCTGGGTCATACTGACGTATAGCGACTTGCCTTCGGCCAGTGAAATGTCCTTCATGGGAACAGACACCGTCTTTTCGCCGAAGCCCATGAAACCGCCAACATCCATCAGGACGGAGACAATAGCCTTGTCCTTGTCCAGGATGAGGTCGCTGACTTCACCGGCGCGATAGCCATCCGATGTCAGGACTTTTCGACCAAGAATATCGTCGGCGGCCATATCCGCTCCCCGCGGGCCCACCTTTTCCATCAGCGTTTGCGTGTTCCCTTCCGAAGGGCCGGACGCCGTCATGAGACCATCATCCACGCTGTCTGCGACCGCCCAGAACTCCCCCATGGGTTCATAGGATGGAAGACGCGCCAGTTCTGGGTCAGACAATGACGTCAGCAGGGCATCCCGTTCCTTCGGCGCAGGGTGCAACGACTTAACAGGCAGGGCGATATATTTGCCCTCCATACGCAGATCAACCACCACATGGGTCACGCGGTTGTTTTCCGGATTGATCAACAGGTCTTCCACCCAACCGATGGTCACCCTGTTCCGGTTCAACACATTGCTGTCCAGATAACGGGTAATGGTGCCCAGATCGTCACCCTTCACATCCATCGTGCCTTCGACTTCGCGATAGGAGAAAAAGCCGCTGTCATCTTCCTGAACACCGGGTTTCGGCGAGGCTTGCTCCGCCGCTGCCGGCAGGGCCAGACCAAGGGCCAAAACAGAAATCGTCGTGAGCAGTAACTTCCGCATCGTAACCTCCTTGCGATAAGGTATGGGCGACAAGGTTTAGACCAGCATCCCTCACAGTTCTTGGCGTACTATAGTATGTAATCAACAAGAACCTTACGCCACCGGATGACGTATACGCAAGACTTATTGCAACCTATAAGAGAATTTTATCCGCCCAGGCGCTGGCGGAACGGCCAGGCAAGTACCACCAGGAAGCAGCCCCCGCCCATGACCAGCAACAACCCCGGCGCGCCAATTGTCTGCATCGCCGCCCCTGTCGCCGGGCCGCCCGTCATGATCCCGATCTCAAAACACATGATGAAAGCAGCATTCGCGGCAGCCAGACCGCCACTCTTGAAACGTTGCCCCAGGATCGACAGGGCCACGCTGTAAAGCCCCATCATGAAACCGCCTGCGCAGAAAAGGGCCAGCCAGAAGACCGGCGTCCCCGGCCCTGCCAGCCACATCACAAGGGCCGTCAGGCTGCTCAACCCCGCCATGACGGCAAGGACCGCCGACTTGTCCATCCGGTCCGCAATCCAGCCGACCGGTGCCTGCAGGACAAGGGCGCCAATCAGATGCACCGAAGGCAGCAAAACCGCCACGCCTTCATCTATACCGACCAACAGCCCGTATAGCGACAGCATCGACCAGGCAGCACCGTCAGCAACACCTGCCATTGCCCCGGCCAGAAGTAGGAAGACGGCAGCCTTCACCACCGTCCGCATGGCAATCCGGCCCTCTCCCTGAAAAGACGGGGCGGCGTTATGGGCAAGTGCGATCGGCACAATCGAGAGCAGCGTCAGCCCCACCACCGCCCAGAACGGCACTGTCCCTTCCAGGCCCGTCAATTGAAGAACCAGCGGTCCCACAGCAGCACTGCCCGCAAAAAGCGCCGCATAAAGCGCAATAAGTCGGCCACGCAGATGCTCAGGCGATGCTTTACTGATCCAGATTTCCTCGCCGATCCAAAGCAGCGCCACACCAATGCCGAGGACAAAACGAAAGAAGAACCAGGCGATCAGATTTTCCCAATAGGCCATACCGATCAGGGAAACGCAGAACAGGGCGACACCCACATAAAGTACATTAGGCAGGTAAAAGTGGGCCAGAAGCGGTTGCATCCGCACCGCAACGATGAAAATCGCAACGGAGCTGGCCGCCGCATTCAGGCCGATCCAGAAAGGCTCCACGCCCCAGCTTTCCATGCGCAGAGGCAACAGGGGCATGATCATGCCCACCGCAACCCCGAACAGGCCTGCGGCAATGATCGAGCAAATCACCCCAAAGAACTGGCGACGCTCTGCATCCGCGTGAACAGCCACCTGCATCCTCAACACTCCAAGCAAGAAAACCGGAGAAACCGGACCTAGCGCCCGACGGCGTATCCCTGCATTCCCCGCGGATTGGCCGCCGCCCGCATGACACCATCGGTCCAGCTTGCCGCAGACATCCGCCCTTCGGACCAGTCCGCCCCCACGGCCACATCGTGGCCACGGCGCTTCAATTCCGCGATAACTTCCGCGTCGAAACGCCCTTCCATCACCAGACGGCCCGGCGAGGCCTGACGCGGATAGAAGGACCCTGGGAAATGTTCAATATGGAAGCTGGGGCAATCAATCGCTTCCTGCAGGTTCATACCGTGATGGATATGGCGCAGCAGGAAGATCAACTGCCACTGGTCCTGCTGGTCGCCACCCGGCGTGCCATAAGGCATATAGGCCTTGCCATCTTTCAGCGCCAGGGACGGCGTCAGCGTTGTACGCGGGCGTTTGCCCGGCACGAGGCTGGCGGCTGTTCCTTCGTCCAACCAGGCCATCTGCGCCCTTGTGCCCAGAGGGAAACCCAGTTTCGGGATCACCGGGGAGCTTTGCAGCCAGCCGCCGCTGGGCGTGGCGGAAACCATATTGCCCCAACGGTCAATCACATCCAGATGACAGGTATCACCCACATGCAGCTTCGGCCCCGCACCGGGACCTGCCGTCGGTTCACCGCCGCCGAAGCCATCCAACTGATCCGCCGGCAAGCGACGCGCCACCGCGCCATCGTAATCCACAACACCACCAAAGCCCTCGACCGTTCCCGGACGGAATTCCATGCTGGCCTCCTCGCCGATCAGCTTGCGCCGTTCCGCGTTATACTCCTCGGACAAAAGCACGTCCAAGGGCACGTCGATGAAGTCCGGATCACCATAGAAAGCCTCACGATCGGCATAGGAAAGCTTCATCGCCTCCACGATGGTGTGGATGAAGTCCGCCCCCCTGGGGTCCATCTTCTCCAGCCCGGCGTCCTTCAACAGCGCCAGCGACTGAAGCTGCACCGGCCCCTGGCTCCAGGGGCCGCATTTCAGTACCGTGTGGCCGTGATAATCCATGCTGACCGGGTCCTCGTAAGAGGCCGACCATTTGCCCATGTCATCAGCCGTCAGGAAGCCGGTATTTTTCTGGCCGGTCACATCGAAATGGGGCTCCTCCCGGCAGAAGCGGTCGATTTCCTCCGCCACGAATCCACGTGACCATGCATCGCGCGCCGCATCCACCTGGGCTTTACGATCAGCCCCGGCGGCCTCCCCGATCTCCAAAAGACGCCGCCAGGTTTCCGCCAGAGCCGGATTTTTGTACAGCGACTGCGGTTCCGGAAGCGTCCCGTCAGGCATATAAATCGCAGCATTGGCGGGCCAATGTTCCGTCAGCAGCCTTTCCGCGGCGCGCAGGATATCCACCGCACCCGCAGGAATCGGGCACCCCTCTTCCGCATAATGAATTGCCGGTTCCATCACATCGCGCAAGGACAGGCTGCCATAGTCGCGGAACATCAACATCCAGGCGTCGAACGCCCCCGGCACAACCGCCGCCAGAAGGCCGGTACCCGGTACAATTTCCAGCCCCAGCGCCCGGTAGGCATCGATCGTCGCCTTTTCAGGCAACGGTCCCTGTCCGCAGACCACCCGGTTCTTGCCGGTTTTGGCGTCATGAATAATCAAGGGAACGTCCCCGGCCGGGCCATTCATATGCGGTTCACAAACCTGCAGCATCAGCCCCGCGGCGGTCGCCGCATCAAAGGCATTGCCATCACGTTCCAGCAAGCGCATCGCCACCTGGCTTGCCAGCCAATGGGTAGATGCTGCCATCCCGAAAGTCCCGCGCAATTCCGGCCGTGTCGTGAACATGATCGCTCCCCGATTAATTCGAAAATTTTATAATTGTACGCTAATGCAACTAGCGAAGGTTGCCGAAACCCCTAGAACTGGCAAGGAAATTCTGTTGTGCCCAATGATCGGCAATGCCCCATGGACAGCCCCAACGCTTGCCTATACCAAAGATAGACGAAATCCATTCACTTTTGGGCTGGGATTTTCCTCCAATGGCAAAACAGGCGACACAAGCCACCTCGACCCCCGACACAACGGCGGCGGGCGTTGCCTATGTGCTGGCCAGTATCCTCTGTTTTTCAGCCATGGACGTGATGATCAAACATCTGGGCGGCGACTATCCCGTGGTCCAGATCATCTTCTTCCGCTGTTTTGTCGCGATGTTCCCGATTTTCTTCCTGATCCACCGTGCCGGTGGTTTCAAGGTTCTGAAAACCGACCGCCTGCATACGCATCTTCTGCGCGCCACTTTCGGGATGAGCGCCATGTTCTGCGTATTCAATGCCTTTGTAAAATTGCCCCTGGCCGATGCGGTCACCATCATCTTTTCCGCGCCGCTCGCCATGACCGCGCTGTCCGTGCCCTTCCTCGGGGAAAAAGTCGGCCTTCATCGCTGGTCTGCCGTATTTCTTGGGTTCATCGGGGTGATCGTAATCGTCAATCCGGGCGGCGGTGTTTTTGAAATCGGCGCCCTCTACGCTGTCGGGGCCGCCCTTTTCATGGCCATGGCGATGATCACCGTTCGCCGCCTCAGCAGAACGGAACATTCGGTTTCGATCACATTCTACTTCACCTCCGCCGGTGTGGTCGTCTCCGGCATCGCCCTGTTCTTCTCCGGTTGGGTTATGCCCAGCTGGCAAGATTTACTGATGTTGAGCTCTGTTGGCATATTGGGCGGCATTGCCCAGTATTTCAAAACCCAGGGCTTCCGGATGGCGGAAATCGCCGTGGTTGCACCGCTGGAATATACCCAGATGGTCTGGATTGCGGCACTGGCCTTTTTC
The Aestuariispira ectoiniformans genome window above contains:
- a CDS encoding LysR family transcriptional regulator, translating into MDKLNGMVVFAAVVETGSFTAAARELGQSKSAVSKQVSKLEDRLGARLLHRTTRQLTLTDVGQAFYERCQRIVEEAEEAELAVTTMQQCPQGRLKLSLPHSYGGRHITPILPIFMERYPDITVDISFNDRRVDLLEEGFDLAVRVGILQDSSLIARKITEVRSHVISAPSYWDKNGRPTHPQELADHNCFTYANIDTPNIWRFPQAGGGDISVRVDGRLHSNNGDATLEAVKAGLGVARLPTFFFCENELKSGDLEEVLSDYSQARMGVYAVYPHARHLTTKVRVFIDFLVEQLAKSYEDVL
- a CDS encoding substrate-binding periplasmic protein; its protein translation is MSSLAQADEAGLITFGFNDASAYPYLAGTGTELASPPGLSVELVQYVADRLDLPIRFERQPGMRVLHSLRVGKLDGAFLFSYRKAREEFGVYPMSDGKPDANQRLATLGYTLYKRPKTRINWDGKKFTGFTGRIAANLNYSIVADLRKLGITVTEGRSTAQSFRMLFADRVDAVADQETIADSYLTTIDHPMLEKVTPPLSKKAYFLLFSHQFMREHADIARRFWSEIARTRDRFTDRIAYRYANGAPAD
- a CDS encoding putative bifunctional diguanylate cyclase/phosphodiesterase, whose product is MLKVIGCIYYDHNIWLVLVAAAVCAAGSWATIRLFQRAATAKGMQQIGWHFLTAVGGGSSIWCTHFIAMLAYAPGAPVDLDPILTILSLLVAMIGTCIGFVLAAGAVFRPMPLIGGAVVGTAVSTMHYTGMLAYRVQGFVGWDMTYLVASIVMAVVFCALSMSFAMRVSSGINKAAATVSLVVGIVSLHFTAMTALEIQPILIDLAYTNPQAMEALALAVAVVTLIITGAGMVSYLIDDQVRAESHQQLMQMAMNDNLTGLPNRSSFNAHLDHEIYLARETGGRLALVSIDLDSFKEINDLKGHAIGDAVLQVVARRLAALLRDGEFVARVGGDEFAAVYRQHDHGSLDEFLSRLEGALSREVRLEGHGLSLQASLGVSFYPDDADCREGLVNNTTLAMYRAKADRNRTVCFYEQSMDETVRARRALAADLRQAVDNGELQLHYQVQTRVNSGEVCGFEALLRWVHPRKGVIPPSDFIPLAEENGLIVELGDWVLRQACLDASAWDQPYKVAVNLSPAQFNHSCLPERVQEVLAESGLPADRLELELTETTIIEDKERSLAILKQIRKLGVSIALDDFGTGYSSLDTLRSFPFDKIKLDRSFVIELEESKQARAIIRAVLALSRSLDIPVLAEGVETSGQIALLEKEGCHEAQGYLLGRPLPQAELRNIYDVAPDPAEEQIAYEFAI
- a CDS encoding PRC-barrel domain-containing protein — its product is MRKTVLTSISALAIAFALPAMAETTINDADTVRMTDEMEINDAAEEKLPVSEDLNAAANASVPVEKVNTQAEKPAAPMNPVAQLPKDEILGRKIVTADGEEAGDVNDLLVDKDNHITHVIVGVGGFFGFGAKPVSLPIQKLALADDNALSVDMTLKEVKGLPKAETTVQ
- a CDS encoding PRC-barrel domain-containing protein translates to MRKLLLTTISVLALGLALPAAAEQASPKPGVQEDDSGFFSYREVEGTMDVKGDDLGTITRYLDSNVLNRNRVTIGWVEDLLINPENNRVTHVVVDLRMEGKYIALPVKSLHPAPKERDALLTSLSDPELARLPSYEPMGEFWAVADSVDDGLMTASGPSEGNTQTLMEKVGPRGADMAADDILGRKVLTSDGYRAGEVSDLILDKDKAIVSVLMDVGGFMGFGEKTVSVPMKDISLAEGKSLYVSMTQEELEGLPEYTGKTD
- a CDS encoding MFS transporter gives rise to the protein MQVAVHADAERRQFFGVICSIIAAGLFGVAVGMIMPLLPLRMESWGVEPFWIGLNAAASSVAIFIVAVRMQPLLAHFYLPNVLYVGVALFCVSLIGMAYWENLIAWFFFRFVLGIGVALLWIGEEIWISKASPEHLRGRLIALYAALFAGSAAVGPLVLQLTGLEGTVPFWAVVGLTLLSIVPIALAHNAAPSFQGEGRIAMRTVVKAAVFLLLAGAMAGVADGAAWSMLSLYGLLVGIDEGVAVLLPSVHLIGALVLQAPVGWIADRMDKSAVLAVMAGLSSLTALVMWLAGPGTPVFWLALFCAGGFMMGLYSVALSILGQRFKSGGLAAANAAFIMCFEIGIMTGGPATGAAMQTIGAPGLLLVMGGGCFLVVLAWPFRQRLGG
- a CDS encoding gamma-glutamyltransferase family protein, producing the protein MFTTRPELRGTFGMAASTHWLASQVAMRLLERDGNAFDAATAAGLMLQVCEPHMNGPAGDVPLIIHDAKTGKNRVVCGQGPLPEKATIDAYRALGLEIVPGTGLLAAVVPGAFDAWMLMFRDYGSLSLRDVMEPAIHYAEEGCPIPAGAVDILRAAERLLTEHWPANAAIYMPDGTLPEPQSLYKNPALAETWRRLLEIGEAAGADRKAQVDAARDAWSRGFVAEEIDRFCREEPHFDVTGQKNTGFLTADDMGKWSASYEDPVSMDYHGHTVLKCGPWSQGPVQLQSLALLKDAGLEKMDPRGADFIHTIVEAMKLSYADREAFYGDPDFIDVPLDVLLSEEYNAERRKLIGEEASMEFRPGTVEGFGGVVDYDGAVARRLPADQLDGFGGGEPTAGPGAGPKLHVGDTCHLDVIDRWGNMVSATPSGGWLQSSPVIPKLGFPLGTRAQMAWLDEGTAASLVPGKRPRTTLTPSLALKDGKAYMPYGTPGGDQQDQWQLIFLLRHIHHGMNLQEAIDCPSFHIEHFPGSFYPRQASPGRLVMEGRFDAEVIAELKRRGHDVAVGADWSEGRMSAASWTDGVMRAAANPRGMQGYAVGR
- a CDS encoding DMT family transporter; translation: MAKQATQATSTPDTTAAGVAYVLASILCFSAMDVMIKHLGGDYPVVQIIFFRCFVAMFPIFFLIHRAGGFKVLKTDRLHTHLLRATFGMSAMFCVFNAFVKLPLADAVTIIFSAPLAMTALSVPFLGEKVGLHRWSAVFLGFIGVIVIVNPGGGVFEIGALYAVGAALFMAMAMITVRRLSRTEHSVSITFYFTSAGVVVSGIALFFSGWVMPSWQDLLMLSSVGILGGIAQYFKTQGFRMAEIAVVAPLEYTQMVWIAALAFFIFGEVPDVRLWIGGAIIISSGLYMLHRETRKAGTRLPRLRGTNS